The following are encoded together in the Nymphaea colorata isolate Beijing-Zhang1983 chromosome 14, ASM883128v2, whole genome shotgun sequence genome:
- the LOC116267640 gene encoding U-box domain-containing protein 4-like: MEHSVRRDPVNCISQFNNLLPSRKVKAGQAQICYERIGVILTLIKPVVEEIIHSELALNEKLQRRLEELCICVDDSMKLMENWQPMTSKFYNLLQTEMITEKICISAQEICTILSSMVLSTSLSSKVVHVQQHEFTSQNQVLSMLKEAIEDQRQPSSETLARIAEFLSLSSNHDLLVEAVILEKAKLQAEHENKTAEVGLIDQVIGLVNHMHGCLLKIKQSQTLNGMLIPDDFRCPLSLEPMRDPVIVASGQTYERVVIRKWLDLGLTVCPKTRQSLVHTNLTPNIAVKQLIGNWCELNKVKFPDPSNDVNLNQLSTLLEDVEHVPTNACLPAIPSPKSSESVTLASPADHNFPNESTLASCPSETFSSRSGPQRVSDSSSASGPSVALLDVQDESEDEAKSFPMRNEDVRPDSDGLTETFGRPNVITNEEDHLQSGSIGEGCNCSTTVSSAIFINRVQSESGNPIEMSNGTANDNRNISSGVTSESPASGQVLDIKTGSQSLWRQPFQWNLVSNITSSPAVASTSNQSDIEAEVQKLVQDLQSSSQEIQRSAAVGLRFLARHSMENRIIIAHSGAVMLLVNLLYSTDMETQENAVTALLNLSINDNNKTIIVDAGAIEPLIHVLKVGNVEAKENSAAALFSLSVTAESKIRIGRSGAIQPLVDLLGNGTPRGKRDAATALYNLSSCPENKLRIVQAGAVKHLIELMDPAFGMIDKAVAVLSNLSTIPEGCNVIGQQGGIPVLVEVVELGSSRAKERAASALLQLSSNSRKFSNMVLQEGAVPPLVALTQFGTARAKEKAQMLLNHFKSQRHGNPRRAGFV; the protein is encoded by the exons ATGGAACATTCAGTACGGAGGGATCCAGTCAACTGCATATCTCAGTTCAATAATTTATTACCTAGTAGAAAAGTGAAAGCCGGACAAGCTCAAATATGCTATGAACGTATAGGTGTCATACTGACACTTATCAAGCCGGTGGTTGAGGAGATTATTCATTCTGAGTTGGCTTTAAATGAGAAACTTCAGAGAAGATTGGAAGAATTGTGTATTTGCGTTGATGATTCTATGAAGCTCATGGAAAACTGGCAGCCAATGACGAGCAAGTTTTACAAT CTTTTGCAAACTGAAATGATAACTGAGAAGATTTGCATATCTGCACAAGAGATTTGCACAATTCTCAGTTCCATGGTCTTGTCAACTTCTTTATCTTCCAAGGTGGTCCATGTTcag CAACATGAATTCACGAGTCAGAATCAGGTGTTATCAATGCTTAAAGAAGCTATAGAAGATCAAAGGCAGCCTAGCTCTGAAACCCTAGCGAGAATTGCAGAGTTTCTGAGCTTGTCATCAAACCATGACCTTCTAGTGGAGGCTGTGATTTTAGAAAAGGCAAAACTGCAGGCAGAGCATGAGAACAAGACTGCAGAAGTGGGGCTTATAGATCAAGTCATTGGGCTTGTCAACCACATGCATGGCTGTCTACTGAAAATAAAACAATCCCAAACTCTCAATGGGATGCTGATTCCAGATGATTTTCGTTGTCCACTTTCCCTTGAACCAATGAGAGATCCAGTGATTGTGGCATCTGGACAAACTTATGAGCGAGTTGTTATTAGGAAATGGTTAGATCTGGGTTTGACTGTTTGTCCAAAAACACGACAATCTCTAGTTCACACCAACCTCACTCCCAATATTGCTGTCAAGCAACTCATTGGAAATTGGTGCGAGTTGAATAAGGTTAAATTTCCTGATCCTTCCAATGATGTCAACTTAAATCAACTGTCAACACTTCTTGAGGATGTAGAACATGTTCCTACTAATGCATGCCTTCCTGCAATTCCTAGCCCAAAATCTTCAGAGTCGGTCACACTTGCGAGTCCAGCTGACCACAATTTTCCAAATGAAAGCACACTTGCATCTTGTCCAAGTGAAACTTTTTCTTCTCGATCAGGTCCTCAGAGAGTTTCAGATAGCAGTTCTGCAAGTGGGCCTTCAGTTGCCCTTCTTGATGTTCAAGATGAATCTGAAGATGAAGCCAAATCCTTTCCAATGAGGAATGAAGATGTGAGACCTGACTCAGATGGCCTGACTGAAACTTTTGGCCGTCCAAATGTAATCACAAATGAGGAAGATCATTTGCAAAGTGGCTCAATTGGTGAAGGCTGTAACTGTAGCACAACAGTGTCAAGTGCAATTTTTATCAACCGTGTGCAGTCAGAATCTGGAAATCCCATTGAGATGTCTAATGGTACTGCAAATGATAACAGGAACATCTCCAGTGGGGTCACATCAGAAAGTCCTGCTTCTGGTCAAGTATTAGATATTAAAACTGGAAGCCAGTCCTTATGGAGGCAGCCATTTCAATGGAACCTTGTCTCAAATATCACCTCCTCTCCTGCTGTTGCCTCAACGTCCAATCAGTCAGATATTGAGGCTGAGGTTCAGAAGCTGGTTCAGGATTTGCAGAGCTCATCACAGGAAATACAACGATCAGCTGCTGTTGGGTTGCGGTTTCTTGCAAGACACAGCATGGAGAATCGgattataattgcacattctgGAGCCGTCATGTTGTTGGTCAATTTACTGTACTCAACTGACATGGAAACCCAAGAGAATGCTGTAACTGCATTGCTGAATCTCTCAATTAATGATAACAACAAGACTATCATTGTTGATGCTGGAGCAATAGAACCTCTTATACACGTGCTTAAAGTAGGGAATGTGGAAGCAAAAGAGAATTCTGCTGCAGCACTTTTCAGCCTTTCTGTGACGGCAGAAAGCAAGATTAGGATTGGAAGATCTGGTGCAATTCAGCCACTAGTAGATTTGTTGGGCAATGGGACTCCCCGGGGGAAGAGAGATGCTGCTACTGCTTTGTATAATCTTTCTAGCTGTCCTGAAAATAAGCTGCGGATTGTGCAAGCTGGGGCTGTGAAACACCTCATTGAACTGATGGATCCTGCATTTGGCATGATTGATAAGGCTGTTGCTGTCTTGTCTAATCTCTCGACAATTCCAGAAGGATGCAATGTGATTGGTCAGCAAGGGGGAATTCCAGTCCTTGTGGAGGTTGTTGAGCTTGGATCTTCAAGAGCAAAAGAGCGTGCAGCTTCAGCATTGCTGCAACTTTCTAGCAATAGCCGTAAATTCTCTAACATGGTACTACAGGAAGGAGCTGTGCCTCCACTTGTAGCACTAACCCAGTTTGGGACAGCAAGAGCTAAGGAGAag GCACAGATGCTTCTTAACCACTTCAAAAGTCAGCGTCATGGCAATCCAAGAAGAGCTGGATTTGTATAA